Proteins encoded together in one Bacteroides ovatus window:
- a CDS encoding chain-length determining protein, whose translation MATLLEEELGKEMKQRQNNHTDEEIEISLMDIFRKIIAIRKAIYKAAGIGLVIGIIIAISIPKKYTVEVTLSPEMGNVKGGGLSGLAASFLGSGATMSEGTDALNASLSADIVSSTPFLLELSTMKIPVSKDENMTLNTYLDEESSPWWNYIIGFPSMVIGGIKSLFTEKDDESMAFSGVHQGTIELSKKELKRIGMLKKKITATVDKNTYMTSVTVTLQNPRVAAVVADSVVKKLQEYIIGYRTSKAKEDCIYLEKLFKERQQEYYTAQKKYADYLDSHDNIILQSVRTEQERLQSDMGLAYQMYSQVASQLQVARAKIQEEKPVFAVLEPAVVPLLPSGISKKIYVLAFVFLSVCIVISWNLFGKDFLSEFKNM comes from the coding sequence ATGGCTACTCTGCTAGAAGAAGAACTTGGAAAAGAAATGAAACAGAGACAGAATAACCATACGGATGAAGAGATAGAAATTAGTCTGATGGATATTTTTCGTAAGATTATTGCTATTCGTAAAGCAATCTATAAGGCTGCTGGCATAGGTTTGGTGATTGGTATTATCATTGCAATAAGTATTCCTAAAAAGTATACGGTTGAAGTAACTCTTTCTCCAGAGATGGGTAATGTTAAAGGTGGTGGCTTGTCAGGGTTAGCGGCCTCTTTCTTGGGGAGTGGGGCTACTATGAGTGAAGGTACTGATGCTTTGAATGCTTCTTTGTCTGCCGATATAGTATCTTCTACTCCTTTTTTATTGGAACTTTCTACAATGAAAATACCTGTGTCGAAAGATGAAAATATGACTTTGAATACTTATTTAGATGAAGAATCATCTCCTTGGTGGAACTATATAATCGGATTTCCGAGTATGGTAATTGGGGGAATAAAGTCTTTGTTTACCGAAAAAGATGATGAATCAATGGCTTTTAGTGGAGTCCATCAAGGTACAATTGAGTTATCTAAAAAAGAGTTGAAGCGGATTGGTATGTTGAAAAAAAAGATTACTGCTACTGTAGATAAGAATACATATATGACTTCCGTAACTGTGACTTTACAAAATCCTAGAGTAGCTGCTGTAGTTGCTGATTCTGTTGTGAAGAAGTTGCAGGAGTATATCATAGGCTATCGTACTTCCAAAGCAAAAGAGGATTGTATCTATTTGGAGAAACTATTCAAGGAACGTCAACAAGAGTACTATACTGCCCAGAAAAAATATGCTGATTATCTGGATTCTCATGATAATATCATATTGCAGAGTGTCCGAACAGAACAGGAAAGGTTACAGAGCGATATGGGTTTGGCCTATCAAATGTACAGTCAGGTGGCAAGCCAACTTCAGGTTGCCAGAGCTAAAATTCAGGAGGAAAAGCCTGTATTTGCTGTCCTAGAACCTGCAGTAGTTCCATTGCTACCTTCGGGAATCAGTAAAAAAATATATGTTTTGGCTTTTGTCTTTTTATCTGTATGTATTGTCATATCTTGGAATTTATTCGGAAAAGATTTCTTGAGTGAGTTTAAAAATATGTAG
- a CDS encoding SLBB domain-containing protein gives MTTRRKFNVFLFILLLGVFSPLMAQSMSDSQVLEYVKDGIRQGKEQKQLASELARRGVTKEQATRVKQLYEQQNNVNASNATGTDVNESRLREEMKENTSDMLEDHPSTQDLARGNQVFGRNIFNTRNLTFEPSVNIATPLNYRLGPGDEVIIDIWGASQNTIRQHISPDGTINIQKIGPVNLNGLTIAEANDYLKKTLNKIYNGLNNANDPTSDIRLTLGSIRTIQINVMGEVVQPGTYSLSSFATVFHALYRAGGVSDIGSLRNVQLVRNGKNIATIDVYQFIMKGNIQDDIRLQEGDVVIVPAYDVLVKIDGKVKRPMRFEMKKDESLSTLISYAGGFEADAYTRSLRVVRQNGQEYEVNTVKDLDYSVYKMRNGDVVTAEAILNRFINKLEIRGAVYRPGIYQLNGKLNTVRELVNEAQGLTGDAFLNRAVLYRQREDLTTEVVPVDIKAIMDGTSQNIILMKNDILYIPSIHDLEDRGNVVIHGEVAKPDSYPYADNMTLEDLIIQAGGLREAASVVRVDVSRRIKNPRSTVDNDTIGQIYTFSLKEGFIVDGTPGFVLQPYDEVYVRRSPGYQAQQNVIVEGEILFGGSYAMTSREERLSDLINKAGGATNYAYLRGAKLTRVANASEKKRMGDVIRLMSRQLGEVMMDSLGVRVEDHFTVGIDLEKALANPGSTADIVLREGDVISIPKNNNTVTINGAVMVPNTVSYMEGKNIDYYLNQAGGYSENAKKSKKFIVYMNGQVTKVKGSGKKQIEPGCEIIIPSKAKKKTNMGNILGYATTFSTLGVMVASIANLIKK, from the coding sequence ATGACAACACGAAGAAAATTTAACGTATTTCTATTCATTCTGTTGCTGGGAGTTTTTTCTCCTTTAATGGCTCAAAGCATGAGCGACTCCCAAGTTCTTGAATATGTAAAGGATGGCATCCGCCAGGGTAAAGAACAGAAACAACTAGCTTCTGAACTGGCACGTAGAGGTGTGACCAAAGAACAGGCAACTCGTGTGAAGCAACTATATGAACAACAAAACAATGTTAATGCTTCCAATGCAACGGGTACCGATGTCAATGAATCACGCCTTCGTGAGGAAATGAAAGAAAACACTTCCGATATGCTGGAAGACCATCCGAGCACTCAAGACCTCGCACGTGGCAATCAGGTTTTCGGACGAAATATTTTCAACACCCGTAACCTGACTTTTGAACCGAGCGTCAACATCGCCACTCCTTTAAATTATCGTCTTGGTCCCGGTGATGAAGTGATTATCGACATCTGGGGAGCCAGCCAGAACACTATCCGCCAACATATTTCTCCTGACGGCACGATCAACATTCAGAAAATTGGTCCTGTCAACCTGAACGGACTAACTATTGCTGAAGCCAATGACTATCTCAAAAAGACATTAAACAAGATATATAATGGTCTTAATAATGCGAATGATCCCACCTCTGACATCCGTCTGACTTTGGGCAGCATACGTACTATCCAGATCAATGTAATGGGTGAGGTTGTCCAACCGGGTACTTACTCCCTCTCTTCTTTTGCCACAGTTTTCCATGCACTTTACCGTGCGGGTGGAGTCAGTGACATAGGAAGCCTTCGCAATGTCCAGCTGGTACGTAACGGCAAAAATATCGCCACGATCGATGTCTACCAATTTATCATGAAAGGAAACATTCAGGATGACATCCGGCTTCAGGAAGGGGATGTAGTAATAGTCCCCGCCTATGACGTATTGGTTAAGATCGACGGAAAAGTGAAACGCCCAATGCGTTTCGAAATGAAAAAGGATGAAAGCCTATCCACTCTTATCAGCTATGCCGGTGGCTTTGAAGCTGACGCCTATACCCGTTCCTTACGTGTCGTACGCCAGAATGGACAGGAATATGAAGTAAACACAGTCAAAGACCTTGACTATAGTGTCTATAAAATGCGAAACGGTGATGTTGTGACCGCCGAAGCCATCCTTAACCGCTTCATCAACAAACTTGAAATCCGTGGAGCCGTTTATCGTCCCGGCATCTACCAGTTGAATGGAAAACTGAATACAGTCCGTGAACTGGTAAACGAAGCTCAAGGCCTGACCGGTGATGCCTTCTTGAACCGTGCCGTTCTCTACCGCCAGCGTGAGGACTTGACTACCGAAGTTGTTCCAGTAGACATTAAAGCTATCATGGACGGTACTTCCCAAAACATCATCCTGATGAAAAACGATATCCTTTATATTCCTAGTATTCATGACCTGGAAGACAGAGGCAACGTCGTAATCCATGGTGAAGTAGCCAAACCTGATTCTTATCCTTATGCGGATAACATGACCCTTGAAGACTTGATCATTCAAGCAGGTGGATTGCGTGAAGCCGCTTCTGTAGTCCGTGTAGATGTATCCCGTAGGATTAAGAATCCTCGTAGTACAGTGGATAACGATACTATCGGTCAGATATATACATTCTCCCTAAAAGAAGGTTTTATTGTAGATGGAACTCCCGGCTTTGTCCTTCAACCTTATGATGAAGTTTATGTACGTCGTAGTCCGGGTTATCAGGCTCAACAGAATGTGATTGTTGAAGGTGAAATTCTGTTCGGAGGCTCTTATGCAATGACCAGTCGTGAAGAACGTCTTTCGGACTTGATCAATAAAGCTGGAGGTGCAACGAATTATGCCTACTTACGTGGTGCCAAATTGACTCGTGTCGCCAATGCAAGTGAAAAGAAACGCATGGGTGATGTGATCCGCTTGATGAGCAGACAGTTGGGTGAGGTTATGATGGATTCTTTGGGGGTTCGTGTAGAAGACCATTTTACAGTCGGCATTGATTTGGAAAAGGCACTTGCGAATCCTGGAAGTACAGCAGATATTGTCTTGCGTGAAGGTGATGTAATTTCTATTCCGAAAAACAATAATACGGTTACAATCAATGGCGCTGTGATGGTTCCGAATACGGTTTCTTATATGGAAGGAAAGAATATAGATTATTACCTGAATCAAGCAGGAGGTTATTCTGAAAATGCGAAGAAGAGTAAGAAATTCATCGTTTATATGAATGGTCAGGTAACTAAAGTGAAAGGTAGTGGTAAGAAGCAAATTGAACCGGGTTGCGAGATAATTATACCAAGTAAAGCTAAGAAGAAGACTAATATGGGTAATATTCTAGGTTACGCTACTACATTCAGCACATTAGGAGTGATGGTTGCTTCTATAGCTAATTTAATAAAAAAATAA
- a CDS encoding SDR family NAD(P)-dependent oxidoreductase yields the protein MNRVIIITGTRKGIGYFLAEKYLNEGDIVYGCSRRECEINHENYHHTRLDVSDEPAVIAFVRNVYKEQKRIDILINNAGIASMNHILLTPKTTAERVFNTNFMGTFLMSRECAKFMIRQKNGRIVNYSTVAVALNLQGELVYSSSKAAIEQLTRVLAGEIGESGVTVNTIGPTPIDTDLIKNVPENKIEELKSRQCIKRLGNFEDVKNVVDFFIRPESEFITGQIIYLGGVF from the coding sequence ATGAATCGAGTTATAATTATTACTGGAACTAGGAAAGGAATTGGATATTTCCTAGCAGAGAAATATTTAAACGAGGGTGACATTGTATATGGGTGTAGTCGTCGTGAATGTGAAATCAACCATGAAAATTATCATCATACCCGTCTTGATGTTTCAGATGAACCTGCTGTGATAGCTTTTGTTCGTAATGTTTACAAAGAACAAAAACGAATTGATATACTGATTAATAATGCTGGAATAGCCTCAATGAATCATATTCTGTTGACCCCAAAAACGACTGCAGAGAGGGTATTTAATACAAATTTTATGGGTACATTTTTAATGTCCCGTGAGTGTGCGAAGTTCATGATAAGACAGAAAAATGGTCGTATCGTAAATTATTCAACAGTAGCTGTTGCACTTAATTTACAAGGAGAACTGGTTTATTCTTCATCAAAGGCTGCAATAGAACAGTTAACTAGAGTGCTTGCTGGTGAAATTGGTGAAAGTGGCGTAACTGTTAACACTATTGGTCCCACTCCGATTGATACTGATTTAATCAAAAATGTTCCAGAAAATAAAATTGAAGAACTGAAAAGTCGTCAATGTATCAAGCGACTTGGGAATTTTGAGGATGTTAAAAATGTCGTAGATTTTTTTATTCGTCCTGAGAGTGAATTTATAACAGGGCAAATAATTTATTTAGGTGGCGTATTTTAA
- a CDS encoding acyltransferase, giving the protein MLKKIIGKWNAIIRGLRILNYEYFSTRNDCLGKCGVNSHYLPPTLLGKRENIFLHDYAYIDYRSVLYITGGKLVIKENSIVAEGLTAITGQHQSKIGEVFGKAGNSNLLEKDIIVEEDVWIGAGVMLLSGAHIGRGAIIGAGTVVRDQNIPPYSIVVGNPAKIIGFRFTVEETLEHEKLIYDEQNRLPEKKLQTNYKYYYESRIGQIMNYLALRL; this is encoded by the coding sequence ATGCTTAAAAAAATTATAGGAAAATGGAATGCAATCATTAGAGGGTTGAGAATCCTTAATTATGAATATTTTTCGACACGTAATGATTGTTTGGGGAAATGTGGAGTAAACTCACATTATTTGCCTCCTACTCTTTTGGGTAAAAGAGAGAATATTTTTTTGCATGATTATGCATATATTGATTACCGTAGTGTTTTGTATATTACTGGTGGTAAATTGGTAATAAAAGAAAATTCTATTGTTGCTGAAGGGTTAACTGCTATAACAGGTCAACATCAATCGAAAATAGGGGAAGTATTTGGTAAAGCTGGGAACAGTAATTTATTAGAGAAAGATATTATAGTAGAGGAGGATGTCTGGATTGGTGCTGGTGTTATGTTGTTATCAGGTGCACATATTGGTCGTGGTGCTATAATTGGTGCAGGGACAGTTGTACGAGACCAAAATATTCCACCATATAGTATTGTGGTTGGTAATCCTGCTAAGATTATTGGCTTTAGATTTACTGTTGAGGAAACATTGGAACATGAAAAGCTTATTTATGATGAACAAAATCGTTTGCCAGAGAAGAAATTACAAACCAATTACAAATATTATTATGAGAGCAGGATTGGACAAATTATGAATTATTTGGCTTTGCGTTTATGA
- a CDS encoding undecaprenyl-phosphate glucose phosphotransferase: protein MASTNQINKVVELIVVLGDLIILNFCLFQLLSFWEKIFIYSPFSCTASLMMTSLSLCYLACSASRGKAWSSREIRADQLVLRVFKNIIAFSVFWACIMTFSGISILSPLFFVNYFFILFVVLCIYRIIIRRSLIGYCAKGKHKRCAVFIGGGNNMQMLYEEMESSLASIYEVVGYFDICPNDTLSSQCPYLGSPDSFADFMSVKTGIKHVFCSLSMDQGRYNFSIMNYCENHLLYFHGVPNVCKGFPRRIWHSMVGNMPILNLRYEPLSKMENRVLKRIFDIVLSGIFLITIFPFIYFIVGSIIKLTSPGPIFFKQMRTGLNGVEFKCYKFRSMKVNEEADSKQATANDPRKTRFGDFLRRSNLDELPQFINVFKGDMSIVGPRPHMLAHTETYARLIDKYMVRHFIKPGVTGWAQTHGFRGETKELSQMEGRVKADIWYMEHWTILLDLYIIYKTIANVIMGEKNAY from the coding sequence ATGGCATCAACTAATCAAATAAATAAAGTAGTAGAACTCATTGTAGTTTTAGGAGATCTGATCATTCTGAATTTTTGTTTGTTCCAGCTCCTTTCCTTTTGGGAAAAAATATTCATATATTCACCTTTTTCTTGTACTGCTTCTTTGATGATGACTTCACTTAGTCTCTGTTATTTAGCTTGTTCTGCATCTCGCGGAAAAGCTTGGAGTAGTAGAGAAATTCGTGCGGATCAGCTTGTTTTGCGTGTATTTAAGAATATAATAGCATTTTCTGTCTTTTGGGCATGTATTATGACTTTTAGTGGAATTTCTATTCTTTCTCCTCTCTTTTTTGTTAATTATTTTTTTATTCTCTTTGTCGTTTTATGTATTTATCGTATTATTATTCGTCGTTCATTGATTGGTTATTGCGCTAAAGGTAAGCATAAACGTTGTGCTGTTTTTATAGGTGGAGGCAATAATATGCAGATGTTATATGAGGAAATGGAAAGTTCTTTGGCATCTATTTATGAAGTCGTAGGCTATTTCGATATTTGTCCTAATGATACTCTTTCGTCTCAATGTCCTTATTTGGGCAGTCCTGACAGTTTTGCCGATTTTATGTCTGTGAAAACAGGAATAAAGCACGTTTTCTGTTCATTATCAATGGATCAGGGACGTTATAATTTTTCCATAATGAATTATTGTGAGAATCATTTGCTTTATTTTCATGGTGTTCCTAATGTATGTAAAGGGTTCCCTCGGCGTATCTGGCACAGTATGGTTGGTAATATGCCAATTCTGAATTTGCGATATGAACCTTTAAGTAAAATGGAAAACCGTGTACTAAAACGGATATTTGATATTGTATTATCAGGAATTTTCCTGATTACTATTTTTCCTTTTATTTACTTTATTGTGGGAAGTATTATAAAATTGACTTCTCCTGGTCCTATATTCTTTAAACAAATGCGAACTGGTTTAAATGGAGTGGAATTCAAATGTTATAAATTTCGCTCTATGAAGGTAAATGAGGAAGCTGATAGTAAACAGGCAACGGCTAATGATCCTCGAAAGACTCGATTTGGGGACTTTCTCCGACGTTCTAATCTTGATGAACTTCCACAGTTTATTAATGTTTTTAAGGGGGATATGTCAATAGTGGGACCCCGTCCTCATATGTTGGCTCATACAGAAACTTATGCACGACTGATTGATAAATATATGGTACGGCATTTTATAAAACCTGGAGTAACTGGATGGGCACAAACGCATGGATTCCGTGGTGAGACTAAAGAATTGTCACAAATGGAAGGACGAGTTAAGGCTGATATTTGGTATATGGAGCATTGGACAATATTGCTTGATTTATATATCATTTACAAGACTATAGCAAATGTGATTATGGGAGAGAAGAATGCATACTAG
- a CDS encoding acyl carrier protein, translated as MDKNQINYIVINVIQEYCATNGLVIKDLDKDTPLIGSARILDSMGLVNIVVDIETAFLDEDIEISLTSETAMSGRISPFRTIGSLCNFIARQLGLEE; from the coding sequence ATGGATAAAAATCAAATTAACTACATTGTAATCAATGTCATTCAAGAGTATTGCGCTACAAATGGTTTGGTAATAAAAGACTTGGATAAAGATACACCTCTTATTGGTAGTGCTCGTATTCTCGATTCTATGGGACTTGTAAATATCGTTGTGGATATTGAAACGGCTTTCCTAGATGAAGATATAGAAATTTCACTGACTTCCGAAACGGCAATGTCTGGTCGTATAAGCCCTTTTCGAACAATTGGATCATTGTGTAACTTTATTGCTCGCCAATTGGGCTTGGAAGAATAA
- a CDS encoding ANL family adenylate-forming protein, with protein MNWLVEKMKEDGSKNAIIFKGKEYTYEALVEQIEDYYIIISKQINRGEIVSIISDYSFQSIALFLALYENRNIIVPITTKINQEIVDRIRVANSDYRIEIDDKLNIYKTTEKTEDHPLVIRLQEYHHSGLILFSSGSTGAPKAMIHNLDNLVDSYKGKRGKNIVFLIFLMFDHIGGLNSLLNCLSMGVTMVFPEHREPEHVAELIEKYKVNILPASPTFLNLMLISESNSGYNMSSLRMITYGTEPMPDSLLLKLKTAFPRVKFLQTFGTSETGISQTTSRSSDSTFLKIDDPNTEIKIVKGELWIRSKTQVMGYLNSSMERFTEDGWFKTGDLVEEASDGYIKIVGRSKELINVGGEKVLPSEVESVLFQIPNLVDCIVYGEKNFITGMIVVAKVLFKEPLKPSEAKKQIVQFCNGKLDRYKIPAKVILMTESEYSERFKKKRL; from the coding sequence ATGAATTGGTTGGTTGAAAAGATGAAAGAAGATGGTAGTAAGAATGCTATTATTTTCAAAGGAAAGGAATATACTTATGAAGCACTTGTGGAACAAATTGAGGATTATTATATAATAATTAGTAAACAAATCAATCGAGGGGAAATTGTTTCAATAATTTCGGATTATAGTTTTCAGTCTATTGCGCTTTTTTTGGCATTGTATGAGAATCGAAATATCATTGTGCCAATTACTACAAAGATTAATCAAGAGATAGTCGACCGAATTCGTGTCGCAAATAGTGATTATCGTATTGAAATAGATGATAAGCTCAATATATATAAAACAACAGAGAAAACCGAAGATCATCCTCTTGTGATAAGGCTTCAGGAGTATCATCATTCAGGTCTTATTCTTTTTAGTAGCGGTTCTACAGGAGCACCAAAAGCGATGATTCACAATCTCGATAATTTGGTTGACTCATATAAAGGGAAACGTGGCAAGAACATTGTATTTTTGATTTTCTTAATGTTTGATCATATCGGTGGACTTAACTCTTTGTTAAATTGTCTTTCGATGGGTGTAACAATGGTCTTCCCTGAACATCGAGAACCGGAACATGTCGCGGAATTGATAGAAAAATATAAGGTTAACATTCTTCCGGCATCCCCAACATTCCTAAATTTAATGTTGATAAGTGAATCAAATTCAGGCTATAATATGAGTTCTCTACGGATGATTACCTACGGGACGGAGCCAATGCCCGATAGTTTACTATTAAAATTAAAAACAGCTTTTCCTCGTGTTAAGTTTCTTCAAACTTTTGGGACGAGTGAAACAGGTATTAGTCAAACTACAAGTAGATCATCTGATAGTACATTTTTAAAAATAGATGATCCAAATACTGAAATAAAAATAGTCAAAGGTGAACTATGGATTCGTAGTAAAACTCAAGTCATGGGATATCTAAATTCATCAATGGAACGATTTACCGAGGATGGATGGTTTAAGACAGGAGATTTGGTAGAAGAAGCAAGTGATGGTTATATAAAAATAGTTGGACGTAGCAAAGAGTTAATCAATGTTGGTGGAGAGAAAGTTTTGCCTTCTGAAGTAGAGTCAGTATTATTTCAAATACCGAATTTAGTAGATTGTATTGTTTATGGTGAAAAAAACTTTATTACAGGAATGATAGTAGTTGCAAAAGTTCTTTTTAAGGAGCCATTGAAGCCTTCAGAGGCAAAAAAGCAAATAGTACAGTTTTGTAATGGTAAACTTGATAGATATAAAATTCCTGCTAAAGTAATTTTAATGACCGAATCGGAGTATTCTGAAAGATTTAAGAAGAAAAGATTGTAA
- a CDS encoding UpxY family transcription antiterminator, protein MILTKPKSVNAGPSSGTGEGVAHSKRWYVALVRMHHEKKVAERLSKMGIDSFVPVQQQIHQWSDRRKMVDTVLLPMMVFVHVNPKERMEVLSFSTVSRYMVMRGESTPAVIPDEQMARFRFMLDYSEEAVCMNDTPLARGEKVRVIKGPLSGLVGELVTVGGKSKIAVRLNMLGCACVDMPIGYVESTKITNDNTKKI, encoded by the coding sequence ATGATTTTAACGAAACCGAAATCAGTAAATGCCGGGCCTAGTAGTGGGACAGGGGAAGGCGTAGCACACTCAAAACGCTGGTATGTAGCACTCGTTCGAATGCACCACGAGAAGAAAGTTGCCGAGCGTTTATCTAAGATGGGAATTGATTCTTTTGTTCCCGTTCAGCAGCAAATTCATCAATGGAGTGACCGTCGTAAGATGGTTGATACAGTCTTACTCCCAATGATGGTTTTTGTACATGTCAATCCAAAAGAACGTATGGAAGTCCTTTCATTTTCTACGGTCAGCCGTTATATGGTGATGCGTGGAGAGAGCACTCCTGCCGTTATTCCTGACGAGCAGATGGCCCGTTTCCGTTTCATGCTCGATTATTCCGAAGAAGCAGTCTGTATGAATGATACTCCACTAGCGCGTGGTGAGAAAGTTCGTGTCATAAAAGGTCCTTTGAGTGGACTTGTTGGCGAACTTGTGACTGTAGGCGGGAAGAGTAAGATTGCCGTTCGTTTAAATATGCTTGGCTGTGCTTGTGTAGATATGCCAATCGGTTATGTAGAATCCACAAAAATCACCAATGACAACACGAAGAAAATTTAA
- a CDS encoding tyrosine-type recombinase/integrase: MEKNRFTICANNYIDCLRQEGRYSTAHVYKHAIRSFSQFCGTQSITFSKINRETLKRYSNYLMASRLKPNTISTYMRMLRSIYNRGVDMHQAPYVHGLFRDVFTGVDTRQKKAIPIGELHMLLNKDPQSEKLRRTQAIANLLFQFCGMPFSDLAHLEKSNLERGLLKYNRTKTGTPMSIEVLESAQNAIGGLYNKSDARSSGYPDYLFRILSGAYKRNEEGAYREYQSALRRFNNELKSLSRKLRLHSPVTSYTLRHSWATTAKYRGVPIEMISESLGHKSIKTTQIYLKGFELEERTKVNKLNYSYVCNFKTL; the protein is encoded by the coding sequence ATGGAAAAAAATCGATTTACTATTTGTGCAAACAATTACATCGATTGTTTGCGACAAGAGGGTCGTTATTCTACGGCCCATGTGTATAAACACGCTATTCGTTCTTTTTCGCAGTTTTGTGGAACTCAATCCATCACGTTTAGTAAGATAAACCGTGAAACTCTAAAGAGGTATAGCAACTATCTGATGGCTTCCCGTTTGAAGCCCAATACGATTTCTACGTATATGCGTATGTTGCGTAGTATCTACAATCGTGGTGTCGATATGCATCAGGCTCCTTATGTACATGGTTTGTTCCGGGATGTTTTTACCGGGGTGGACACACGTCAGAAGAAAGCTATCCCGATCGGCGAACTTCACATGCTATTAAACAAAGATCCTCAATCGGAAAAGCTTCGTCGGACGCAGGCCATTGCCAATCTGTTATTTCAGTTTTGTGGAATGCCTTTTTCTGATTTAGCCCATTTGGAAAAGTCTAATCTGGAACGGGGGCTTTTGAAGTATAATCGTACCAAGACCGGTACTCCTATGAGCATAGAAGTACTGGAGTCAGCGCAGAATGCAATTGGGGGATTGTATAATAAATCTGACGCCCGGAGTTCTGGCTATCCAGATTATCTTTTCCGGATATTAAGCGGAGCGTACAAGCGGAATGAAGAAGGAGCCTATCGTGAGTATCAGTCAGCTTTGAGACGTTTTAATAATGAGTTGAAAAGCCTGTCCAGAAAATTAAGGCTACATTCGCCCGTCACGTCGTATACGCTTCGTCATTCTTGGGCTACGACTGCTAAGTACAGAGGTGTACCTATCGAAATGATTAGCGAATCACTGGGACACAAATCTATTAAAACAACACAGATATATTTAAAGGGTTTTGAATTGGAAGAAAGAACAAAAGTAAATAAATTGAATTATTCTTACGTTTGCAATTTCAAAACGCTCTGA